In one Leptospira yasudae genomic region, the following are encoded:
- a CDS encoding YqgE/AlgH family protein has translation MEETYNGKILISNSSIVMDYFNQTVILMVEHDSQGAFGLVLNKKQEASIGDVIQGIPDHVSRILPIYSGGPVDPTFISVLHEDNTISQPGIEVIPGLYLARSFDTLLELLDSKSKFHVYQGYSGWGAGQLETEMSRKSWVVHEATKDFVLNQDPETTWQEALKSKGGIYKYFVEHTKDPMLN, from the coding sequence ATGGAAGAAACTTACAACGGTAAAATTCTAATCTCCAATTCTTCGATTGTCATGGATTATTTCAACCAGACGGTAATCCTGATGGTGGAACACGACAGTCAAGGCGCCTTCGGTTTGGTTCTGAATAAAAAACAGGAAGCGTCCATCGGAGACGTAATTCAGGGAATCCCCGATCACGTAAGCCGTATCCTTCCGATTTATTCCGGCGGTCCGGTCGACCCGACGTTCATCTCCGTGCTGCACGAAGACAACACGATTTCTCAACCGGGCATCGAAGTGATTCCCGGTTTGTATCTCGCGAGAAGTTTCGATACGTTGCTGGAGTTATTGGATTCCAAGTCCAAGTTCCACGTCTATCAAGGTTATTCCGGTTGGGGTGCGGGGCAGTTGGAAACGGAGATGAGCCGCAAGTCTTGGGTCGTTCACGAAGCGACAAAGGATTTCGTTTTAAATCAAGATCCGGAAACGACCTGGCAAGAAGCCCTTAAAAGCAAGGGCGGAATCTATAAATACTTCGTCGAACACACGAAAGATCCGATGTTGAACTGA
- a CDS encoding Gfo/Idh/MocA family protein → MTERVKLGVIGTGHMGQYHVNVAKTLNDAALVGIYDADLERAKQIAEKHKTSAFPTIDELISKVDALVIAVPTFLHHEIAKKALLAGKHVLVEKPIAETTEQAKELVKLAADKNLVLLVGHVERFNGAVLELGKIVKDPLLIESRRLAPFNPRIKDVGVVLDMMIHDIDIVLNLVNSPVKKLSASGTKVLSNHEDIANVVIEFENGCLASIIASRATQAKIRTLNITQKDVYIMLDFTDQEIELHRQATSDILLLSEEIKYRQESIVEKIFVHKDNPLKQEHEHFIRCIRKETDPIVTRGSDVSTLEIAYQILSEIHGTSKK, encoded by the coding sequence ATGACTGAAAGAGTAAAACTCGGTGTGATCGGAACCGGACACATGGGCCAATATCATGTGAACGTCGCAAAAACTCTGAACGACGCCGCATTGGTGGGAATCTACGACGCGGATCTGGAAAGAGCGAAACAAATCGCGGAAAAACACAAAACCTCCGCGTTCCCTACGATCGACGAGTTGATCTCTAAAGTGGACGCGTTAGTGATCGCCGTTCCCACGTTTTTACATCATGAAATCGCGAAAAAAGCGCTTCTCGCCGGCAAACACGTGTTAGTGGAAAAGCCGATCGCGGAAACCACCGAACAAGCCAAGGAACTCGTAAAACTCGCCGCGGATAAGAATCTCGTTCTTCTCGTCGGTCACGTGGAACGATTCAACGGCGCCGTTTTGGAATTGGGCAAGATCGTAAAAGATCCTTTGCTCATCGAATCCAGAAGACTCGCTCCGTTTAATCCGAGAATCAAAGACGTCGGCGTCGTTCTCGACATGATGATCCACGATATCGACATCGTGTTGAATCTCGTCAATTCTCCCGTTAAAAAACTTTCCGCATCCGGAACCAAGGTTCTTTCCAATCACGAAGACATCGCGAACGTGGTGATCGAATTCGAAAACGGATGTCTCGCAAGCATCATCGCTTCGAGAGCGACTCAGGCCAAAATACGGACGCTAAACATCACGCAAAAAGACGTTTATATCATGCTCGATTTTACGGATCAGGAAATCGAACTTCATAGACAGGCTACGTCCGACATTCTTCTTTTATCCGAAGAAATCAAATACCGCCAAGAATCCATCGTGGAAAAAATCTTCGTTCACAAAGACAATCCGCTCAAACAGGAACACGAACATTTTATCCGTTGTATCAGAAAGGAAACCGATCCGATCGTAACCCGCGGTTCGGACGTTTCCACTCTGGAAATCGCATATCAGATTCTTTCCGAAATCCACGGAACGTCTAAAAAGTAA